Within Candidatus Eisenbacteria bacterium, the genomic segment GCAGACCGAGAAGCGATCCTCGTAGATCCCGCAGCGATTGCGCACCAGATCGAGCTCTTCGCAAGGGGTGATGAACTGGACGAACCACTCTCCTTCGTCGTCGGCGTAGAGCCAGACATCCTTGTGGCTCACCATCCATCTCATCTGCTCGATCGATGATCGCGAGGTGGGCGGATCGATCGGAATCGCCACGTAGCGGCAGCAGAGGGAGCAGGCGGGAAGACATTCGCTCGGCACATCTCCTCCTTCCGAGAACCAGGGAAGC encodes:
- a CDS encoding YkgJ family cysteine cluster protein, giving the protein MPSECLPACSLCCRYVAIPIDPPTSRSSIEQMRWMVSHKDVWLYADDEGEWFVQFITPCEELDLVRNRCGIYEDRFSVC